GCCTTGTTTCTTGGAACCTTTCCATGGGCTGATGAAAttttttttgacccagtgagggAGCAGGGATTTCTGGGGAAGTTGGGGACTGTCTCCTTCAGTCAAGATGCCTGGACATGCTGACTTTGCTGTACAACTGTTTTCTTGATCATTCAAGGTGTCTGATCATGGGTTAGGGAGGGGGTGATCAGAGACAGCCCAGAGATTGTCTTGTTTTGGCGTGAGTGCACACTGTAGCCTTAGAGTGTGGGTCATTAAGGTACTGAATATATTTGTTCCATCACAAAAATCCTTGTTGTTTGGCCCAGTCTCTATCATTCGTGATAGAATCCCTGCTCTCTGGcatgaggccatttgacccaggtAGCATCAACCTTCTGACCAGCATCCTGCTCAGTCCCACCCCAGTCCTTTAACCCTGTGtcttccccatggctaatccagcttgCCCCTTGTCAATATCGCCAACTTAGCATTGCCTATCCACTTGACCAGCAAATAGTTCAGATGGTGGGTGGGAAACCAAACAGACACTGTAAATGTACAAACTCCCCAGGGTGCCCTAAGGCTGTAATAAATCCCATGTCGCTGTGAGGTAAGTGTTCGTTACTGAGACACTGTCTCACCCTAAATTACCGAACAAAGGAATATGCTGTTGCATTCTGTCAGAGTCCTACAGCAGAGATACAGGTTGTTTGGCTCAAACCGTCCAGGCCGAGCAGTGTTCCAAATCTGAACTAGTTGTGTTTGCCCCGTTTCCCTCAACCAGCCCTTTCCCTGGAAatcaccaaatgtcttttaacaacTGCAATTGCACCCACTTCTCCTGCTTCATATAGCAGCTCATTCTTGACCTAAACCATTTTCTGTGGGAAAAGCTCTTCTTCAgcttccgcgcccccccccccaacccccaccaaccAACCCCACATGcctgtgtgtgaaaacattgcccctacCACCTCCAGTTTGGgacacccctaccctgtcccagcaTGCTTACTGTACACAGTCAATCGTGAGTCTGCCAATGGCAAGGCCACATTTAGTGCTCACCAAGTGTtacacttcaggaggtggtgatgagctggtcattacagtccacctggtgtaggagagaccggaatgatgctgctgaggaggggcttctgggattttcattcacaaacaggaatattttcccaagtcaggatggtgacagacTTAAATGGAGCTGCTTGCgtgttgttggtgctgcctcCAGCCAGAACTTTGAAAACTGTTCCAGCATTACTCACTCCTAACTTCAGTCTTATTGATGGTGGGCCGGCTTTGGAAAGTTAGAAGTTGCGTAATCACAACAGAATTCCCTGCCTCTGACTTCCCAGTTTTTGAGCTGTTCACTCTACAGAATGCAATGAAAACTGTAACAGATACTGTCACCTTGGAAACATGCTGGCGTTAAGCGCTGATTCAACTTCAACAATGTAAAACCAAACATggagacagaaatgttcaacGTGCGATACATTTCTAGCAGCAGCTGAGACATAGAACCCTGAGGCCTACTGTGTATAAgaggcactcagcacatttagcatcttgcttttcaaactgggctTCATGCGACCCTAAGTCACACTGATCACAGCAGATTCAGAATGGATCTACAAAGGACATCGGTTGCCTGTAGCAGACGATCCAAAAGCACGTTATTCTGTTACtgcacagaaataggaaaatgttcaTATCAACCAAATCAGGGCATTTTACAAAGATGAGGATAGCAAAGGTCATTCCCCTGttcagaggatagcaaatgtggttcccctgtgcaagaaggggagtagagacaaccctggtaattgtagaccagtcagccttacctcagttgttggtaaagtgttgaaaaaggtgataagggataggatttataattatctcgaaaagaataaattggttagggatagtcagcatggttttgtgaagggaaggtcgtgcctcacaaaccttattgaattctttcagaaggtgagcaaacaggtatttgagagtaaaccggttgatgtggtgcatatggatttcagcaagtcgttcgataaggttcgccacagtaggctattgtacaaaatgcggaggaatggaattgtgggagatatagcagtttggatcggaaattggcttgctgaaagaagacagagggtggtcgttgatgggaaatgttcatcctggagaccagttactagtggtgtactgcaagggtcggtgttgggtccactgctgtttgtcatttttataaatgacctggatgagtttgtagaaggatgggttagtaaatttgcagacgacactaaggtcagtggagttgtggatagtgacgaaggtagctgtaggtcgcagagagacatagataagctgcagagctgggctgagaagtggcaaatggagtttaatgcagacaggtgtgaggtgatgcacttttgtaggagtaactggaaggcaaagtacagggctaatggtaagattcttgatggtgtagatgagcagagagatcacggtgtccatgtacacagattcttgaaagttgccacccaggttgacagggtggtttagaaggcatacaatgttttggcttttattaatagagggattgagttccagaaccaagaggttatggcgaagctgtacaaaactctggttaggccgcacttggagtattgtgtacagttctggtcaccccattataagaaggatgtagaagctttggaaagggtgcagaggagatttactaggatgttgcctggtatggagggaaggtcttacgaggaaatgctgagggacttgaggctgttttcattcgagagaagaagcttgagaggtgacttaattgaaacatataaaataattagagggttggataaggagagcctttttcctaggatgatgacagcgagcacgagggggcatggctttaaattgaggtgtgaacgatataggacagatttcagaggtagtttctctactcagagtagtgagggaatggaacgctttgcctgcaacggtaggagattcgccaactttaggtacatttgagtcgtcattggacgagcatctggacgtacatggaatagtgtaggttagatgggctccatATCGGTATGactggtcagcacaacatcgagggccgaagggcctgtactgtgctgtaatgttctatgttttatgttctatattctatggctCCAACACCAACGTTCAAAAGTTATGACGACTATTCCCTCAGATTAACAATCCGACGAAATTGTGCAAATCTGTGATGACTGAGTCTTAACGCACAACCTCAGATACACAAGTGAAGGTTTagagtatattttattgtcattttctggcaaatacatttacagaatgtgcagttgtacaggaggtcaaaggtcattcagcaattccatcatcgacCAGTTGTCAACTGTGTTTCGTTTCTGGATCCagttcccatcctgcactgattggacgtggCAGCTGATCAACTGATTACcaagagtgattggccatcactgatgatgtcatttcctgtttcatAAAAAGAGGGTCTGCCCCTGGGGTATAAATAGAGTCCCACGGGAATGATGTTGATTGTTCTTcctaattttgttattttggtggtgaggagaataaaagaaatttattgtcacaagatggcctcccagatcagtcagaactatcaccaggattgtgaagctgctgtcaacaagcagattaatgtggagctcactgcctcctatctctatcagtctttggtgagtgctgTCTCTCGGGGTTAAACATATAAATCTGTTCTGTTGAAGTaaattctttgcctggcctctaGTGAAGCTGACAATCTAGTAGATTGAGGTTTTGTGGCTCCTACCTAAATATCAGTTCAGGATAGAGGTGGTGTTACTGTCACGATGGTGTAGGATACTGATGTATGTTAACTCAGGTCCCAGTTGGCCTTCAGTGGTATCTGGAGGGTAAAAgcctcttgctttttttttctttctgacacAAGTTTCCTGACTTCATTTGCCTGATCTCTGTGGTGGTCCGAAACaaacatgctgattttttttaacactgaCAATAACAATAACTTCCCTGTTGCAGTGGCCCTTGTTAGTCTGAACAAACCTGAGGCTAGTCTGTGACTGGTATCTATTTTATGTGGATCTCCTTCATTGAGGCTGACTTGGCTTTACTTGCATTTATTCAAGAGGTGGGTGTGGCCTATCCCGTTCCTACTGAGAGTAGATCTGCCGtgtgtgagaaatgttggatccCCTCTCTGCCccttctccaccccaccccatgcTGGGGCTGCTGGAATGTGCTGAGGctattagcccagtgacattgaagaaatggAGGTTGTTCCCATATCATTTAGCTTGACCTAAAACAAAATGTCCCCTCTATCCCGGTGGTGATGTGACTGTGCCCTTCCAAGGAGTAGAATGTGCTTGGAAGGTATGTGTTGAAGTAACCTTGGTGAGTGCTGCAGGGGACCTGGTAGGTAATGGAccctgaaaggaggtggtgaatgcagtccccatgaagtgggctgccctgtcctggatggtgtctgcttcttgcatgttgtagcTCCCCTTCTACAGACACACGGGGAATATTCATCTCTCTCTGGGCTTGTGCCTATTGGAAGGAAGTTGTCTTGTAATGAGGACTAAGTCCCTATAAGCCTCACTTGGGAGGTGGGACCGCTTTAATGGTGAGCCAGTTGTTGGGGTTTAATCACTGTGTCCCAACTCTATTGGCACATGCTTCCCAAGGATAAAATCCCGACTATCTTCTGCCACAACTTGTAACTACCCACTGAAACCACAGATATTTGCTTGCCTGACTGTGGTTTTTGGATTTGAGGATTAAAGTAACTTTACAGGAGTCCTTCCCCAGAATGTAATTCTTAGCTGATGCTTCCAATAGCGAGCATTAGCTCTTAAACCCTTAcatcgaattgtgaacatgacaGTTTAGATATGAGTCACATGGGCTGAAAACCTACAGGATTTTTTGCCTGTTTGGGTAAAGTCAGGGCAAGTGTTTTTCCAGGTTACTGTTTTCACTAGTGACGTTATCTACAGGCCACTAATATTTGACATTTGATCAtttgttttgcaatttgtttcagtCATGTGACTTGGTGCAAGTTTTTGACAGCCTGAGTTTGCACTATTTAGGCAGAGCAATAACCCACTGCTGCAACGATCCAAAGGCTGTTACTGGGCAGGCTTTCCTCGGCATTATCTTAGTGCCAAACTCCATACTGGAGACAGCACACCTTTGTAGAGTTCATGTGTACACTTACATCCCAATCTCATTGATCCTGGGTTTGCAGAAAACATGCTCCCTACTAGTCGTTGACTACAGCGGGGTTTCAACAtcttttttccagttttccccaaAGGCAAAACATAGTGCCTTGCGTCTTGTAGTTGAGAACTGGAATGGGGAGTGAGCCAGTGATGTCTGATGTAGTTTTAACTTGAtcttccagatgtcctactttgaccaGGACGATGTTGCCCTCGCCCATTTCTCCCGGTTCTTCAAACATCAGTCCCAGGAGAAGCGGGAACGTGCAgaaaagctgctgaaattccagaatcagcgtggaggccgagtcctcctccaggatgtgaaggttggggttgggtggtgggggagtgCAGGGGGGAATGGCTGCTCTTGCGGTGTCATCTCCAGTGACAAGATTTTCAGATCCTGAGCGAGTGTGAGAAGTTCTTTTGCTTGGCTTCCCTGTTTGCTCTCCTCCATCTCCAGTGTTTCAGCATTTATGCAAGCCCTCTGGTCCACCAGGCCTATGCTGACCCAACAAAGACCGAACTGTACTCACCCTGTACTTGGTCCAGGCCCTACTTTCCCCTAGTGTTTAGCACTCGCCCAGCTAGTCCTTTAAACAGTGCTGCAGTTGCCATTTCCAGCACTTCGTTCCTCCGTTCCCCAACACACCCACCAAatttcctccaatcccctctaTCGTAGTtcctcaaacctgtgccctctggtcttagtgtctgccatggggaagacatTTTCCCCATCTACTGTCCAGACTTCCTTGTCTTCCATCAAACAATCACCTCAGCCTCACCTGCTCAAAGGAAAACCCCCAGCCCATCCAATCTCTCTCCTCAATGGATTTTCTGTCTCGGGGAAACAACCTGGGGACCCTCACCAGCACCCCCTGCAGTACCATCCTGTCCTTCTGACTAGTGAGGACAACGATAGAATACAGCAGAGACCGGAAGAACAATTTTCATAAAATGTGTTCAAAGGACTTGTCCCTGTGCTGTTCCTCACAACCCTGCCCCAAACTAACACATGTTACTTGGCCTATGTCCCCTTTCACACACAGTTTGCCTTGTGTGAGCATTGAGGGATCGATGATCCTGTGTTTATTGTAAGCACATTACTGCCCCCCACAATGAATTCAAGTAATGATGGTTCTGACCATGCTGCTCGGGCATGTATGAGGCCACAAgcacaagtgagacttgaacatcAGCCTTGTCAACCGGAGCTTGGGACACAACCGCTACTTCCCCCACAGCCCTTGGGATTCACTCCTGAATATCCTTTTTAAGACTCCAGCAGATGGACACTGGTGCAAATGACTAATCTGGTACATATTTATTCCCTGTGGTACAAGGATACGTTCCTGAGCTTCCGGCTTCAGGTCAAGGATAAATGGGGCAAGGTGAAAGGAGTCACCAAGTGGCTAATGTTTTCTTTATCTGGACttcagggatggcacagtggctcagtggttggcactgttgaCACAGTGCCAGGGGCACCAGTTTGGTTCTGGCCTGTGACGAGAATTTAAATGTTATCCCAAAGCATGGCTTCCCCACACAGTAGAAAAGAGGATTGGCAACTTGAAATGCAGGTTACACGAACAGGGTGGGAATGGGACaagttgggatgctcttcagcagttATGGtctcaatggggtgaatggccagctcccatgctgcagggattctgtttctgaagcttacctgtccttctctccatccccagaagccagagagggatgagtggggtaacagtctgcaggcaatgcaggttgccctggatctggagaagaatgtgaaccagagtttgctggatctacaccaactcgccacagcacagactgaccctcatgtaagcttcacctcCTCATTCACATCACTGCTAGACTCTCAGGGTAACGTTTCATTGGTTGGTCAGTGTGGATTGGAAATTCACTGATGTAACACTTTCCATCCATTACTTTCCTGAACTATTGTAACATTGATCACTTGGGATCATACTGATTACAATGAGGTATAAGGGGAATTTGATCTATAATCTAGTGGAAGTGCTGAAATGACGTTGGCCACTGAGTTCTTCATTAGTATCATTGCAGTGGAATGATCATTGTCCATCACAATCCAactcagctccatttcacaaacagcaagatggaGCAGCTGACATGTTGTCCTCACTGGCACAAATTCTCCAGGTGTTAGCTCGCTTTTCAGGGCTGTCCAGAGCTAGTCATGGCTAAGTCTGTCTTGCAGTGGGAATTCTGAaattgtcttggatagtgttaatgtaccaagtgtcatattcctctgttgcagctgtgtgacttcctggagactcacgatttggatgaggaggtgaggatcatcaagcaactcggggacgacatcaccaacctgaagcgcctgggagcccctgagaatgggatgggagagtacctgtttgacaggctctccctggaggacagcagttagcgtggcctggagtactgtctgcttggtctgaatgcattccccacttcaccccaTGCAATCTGGCTCCTTCCAGGGAAAAGGGGCTTGTAGCAAAGCATGTAATAGCTGTACCAGCTGAATGGGAATGAATAAAATGTATTGATGttgcttattgtccatcattGAGACCCTTGATACTCAAGAGATTTGAGAGCTTCAAGCCTGTAATTTTGGCTAATGAAATTATTAATTTGACAAAATATTTCCCTGGtcttccctccaacacacacccgCCCCAATCTCGGAAATCCCGTGGAACTTGCTCTAAGTTATGAATCCAAGTTATTCCTCCATcctgaacttgagtttggggcctgtggggTGTAAATTCACTTTGTACTATTATCTAACACCCAGGTATGATGAATACACGTGCAGCTAAAATTTCTATTGCTTTCAAAAGAGAAAACACGCCTGCATGTCCAAAAGAAAGACTTGACACCCACTCTCAGAGAAACAGGGCTGTTGGATGCTTTATTTTCATGTCTAGTTTGCATAGCAATAGCTTCCCTGTCAAACTCCACCAACCTAGACTGATGCTAAAGTCAACTAAAATCACAAGTTGATGCCAACATAAATTATGTGCCAGCTGGCTCAGCTTGCCTCAACAAGAGCTTAAGGGAAGAGATCCATCAGCGTCCCCTCTCTCGCCTTGTGAGGAACCATCAATGCTGGGAACAAAAATATTAAACTTAGCAACTGGGATCTGCCACACCTGGTCTATTCTACTCAAATCATTGTTATTACTTTTGCCTGAGAGTGTGTCctagaacttgaggttggggcctGTGGGGAGGAAAATCACTTTGTACTATTATCTCACAGCAGGTACGATGAATACACATGCAGTTAAGATTCTCGGTGAGCCAGTTGAGGTTCAAGCCAAGACCAGCCGTGTGCCCTGCTGACCACTGCCACCAACTGCCTGCCTCAGGACAGCCATCAGCAGTTGTTCACAATGACCAGTTCATTTGTTCCTTCGCCTGCGGAACATGCGCTGCTCTCCCCGGGGATGTGGACTAAATACCCATTGTAGCTCGACAAGAGAATTCCCACTGGGGGAACCGTTTCCCAGGAGTAATCCAAAGCTGTCCTAATGTGGCTTTGCTCCGTTTACTTTCTTGCTCTCTGCTAGGTCTTGGTCAAAAACCCCACCACGCCTAGTAATAAACTTCAGGCCTGCCAGCCCAGAGCTGGGAATATTCAGCACAAGTCAGCGTGAAAAAATTCACCTGAACTGGATGCAC
This is a stretch of genomic DNA from Stegostoma tigrinum isolate sSteTig4 chromosome 38, sSteTig4.hap1, whole genome shotgun sequence. It encodes these proteins:
- the LOC132206472 gene encoding ferritin, heavy subunit-like, producing the protein MASQISQNFHQDCEAAVNKQINVELTASYLYQSLMSYFDRDDVALPHFSQFFKHESQEKREHAEKLLKFPNQRGGRVFLQDVKKPERDEWANSLQAMQVALDLEKNVNQSLLDLHQVATAQTDPHMSYFDQDDVALAHFSRFFKHQSQEKRERAEKLLKFQNQRGGRVLLQDVKKPERDEWGNSLQAMQVALDLEKNVNQSLLDLHQLATAQTDPHLCDFLETHDLDEEVRIIKQLGDDITNLKRLGAPENGMGEYLFVLVKNPTTPSNKLQACQPRAGNIQHKSA